The Flavobacterium galactosidilyticum nucleotide sequence ATTGGTCACATAAAGAGCGGGCCTAGCTGGATATTTATGTTTAAATGCAATTTTAATAATGATTTTTAAAATTTTGCTCTTCGCAATTCGGTTATATATCATTTAGTGCGTGTTCATTGGATTGCTTTTTATTTTTGGCGAATGTTTTGTTTAACGAAAAGAATCACACGCGTGCAGATGGATGGGTCTTAAATCGCTTTTTTAGTCTATTTTATATTTTTAAATGAATAGATTCAATTTGGTTTAGCTTAATTTTAGTTAAATTTAGATTAATAAAAAGAGATAGTCTTTTCTTAATTTGTTATTTTGTTTAAAATCCAATTAAAATGATCTTTCGCGTTGTATTTCTTTTTTTATTTCTACTTATTATAGAAGTCTATTCTTTTCAGGCATTAAAAACTTTGATAAAATCAAAAAAAGTATTGTTTTTGATTGAGTGTGTGAGCTTAGTGTTTTTATGTTACATCATTTATACCGTTTTGCAATTTGATCGAAGTGTAGGACAAACACAGCAATTGATGAGTGGTATGGGGCTGTTGTTGATTATATATGTTCCAAAATTAATTTTGACACTCGTATTGCTGAGCGAAGATATTTTAAGATTAGGTGCGGGAATAGTTAATTATTTTGTGAATCGTGATAAGAAAGAAGATTTTTTTGCTTCTAGAAGAAAGTTTGTTAGTAAGGTAGGATTGGGTTTAGCTGCAGTTCCTTTTCTATCATTAATTTACGGAGTTACCGTAGGAAAATATAATTTTAAAGTAATCAAGCAGCGTATTTTTTTTCCTGATTTGCCTGACGCTTTTGATGGTTTTACCATTACACATATATCAGATGTTCATAGCGGAAGCTTCGACAATGCAGAAAAAATTAACTATGCCATAGATTTAATTAACGAACAGAATTCAGATTTGATTTTGTTTACTGGTGATATTGTTAATACGGCTGCTAAAGAAATGTATCCTTGGCTAGAGACATTTAATAGAATCAAGAAACACGAATATGGTAAATATTCGGTTTTAGGAAATCACGATTATGGAGAATATGTTACGTGGCCAACGGAACAAGCTAAAGAAGCTAACTTTGAAGCTATAAAAAATTTATACGGTCAAATTGGTTTTAAACTAATGTTAAATGAACATACCTTCATTCAGAAAGGGGATGATAGAATAGCGTTAGTAGGCGTCGAAAACTGGGGGCATAACTTTAAGCAAGTGGGCGATTTGATGAAAGCTGCTGGAGCGCTAAAGAAAGAAGAGTTTAAAATCCTGATGAGTCATGATCCGTCGCATTGGGATCGAGTTGTACAATATGATGAAAAAAACTTCCACTTAACACTTTCAGGGCATACGCATGGAATGCAGTTTGGCATCGAAATTCCAGGTTATTTTAAATGGAGCTTAGCACAATATGTGTACAAGCAATGGGCTGGATTGTATGAAAACCTGGGCAGGTATATTTATGTCAATAGGGGATTCGGATTTCATGCTTATCCAGGGAGAGTTGGTATTATGCCTGAAATTACAGTAATTCAACTAAAAAAAGGAGTTAATGTAGCATAATACGTTAAAAATGCTACATTTGTAAAATAGATATCTCTTTTTAATAAATTTTTAAAAATTAAACTTTAGGTTTTATGTCAAAATTTGGAGAACTTATAAATACTCAAGTGCCTGTGTTAATTGACTTTTACACAGATTGGAATGAATCTTCAGTGTCAATGCATCCTGTTATCAGAGATGTAGCAGCAGCTCTTGGTGATAAGGCAAAAGTTATTAAAATCGATGTAGATAAAAATCAAGAATTAGCTGATGCTTTACGCATAAAAGGGCTGCCAACATTGATGATTTACAAGCAAGGTCAGATGATTTGGAGACAATCTGGAGAGTTGG carries:
- a CDS encoding thioredoxin family protein; translation: MSKFGELINTQVPVLIDFYTDWNESSVSMHPVIRDVAAALGDKAKVIKIDVDKNQELADALRIKGLPTLMIYKQGQMIWRQSGELDANTLIGIVQEQL
- a CDS encoding metallophosphoesterase; this encodes MIFRVVFLFLFLLIIEVYSFQALKTLIKSKKVLFLIECVSLVFLCYIIYTVLQFDRSVGQTQQLMSGMGLLLIIYVPKLILTLVLLSEDILRLGAGIVNYFVNRDKKEDFFASRRKFVSKVGLGLAAVPFLSLIYGVTVGKYNFKVIKQRIFFPDLPDAFDGFTITHISDVHSGSFDNAEKINYAIDLINEQNSDLILFTGDIVNTAAKEMYPWLETFNRIKKHEYGKYSVLGNHDYGEYVTWPTEQAKEANFEAIKNLYGQIGFKLMLNEHTFIQKGDDRIALVGVENWGHNFKQVGDLMKAAGALKKEEFKILMSHDPSHWDRVVQYDEKNFHLTLSGHTHGMQFGIEIPGYFKWSLAQYVYKQWAGLYENLGRYIYVNRGFGFHAYPGRVGIMPEITVIQLKKGVNVA